One Methylobacterium sp. AMS5 genomic region harbors:
- a CDS encoding integrase: MRVRLRGINTVRAKLADGTEKVYHYHRATGTKLVGEPGTPEFIRSFQDAVRNTALARSEGTVEWLIRQYRESRAWTELAAKTRESAAYDLKACEERWGSTLLTIVENPRSRPAFLKWHDNLAEKHPKAADAKLGRLARVFAWGVDRGHIRHNPVASFERAYRSNRAEVIWMPEHVAAFEAVASPEIRLAMMLALHTGQRQVDLLTLPWSAWDGTAVTVRSQSKSRRLVYVPATRALKAALDAAPRRATTILVAPRGTAWRKRYFHELWSEAFAAAKNR, translated from the coding sequence ATGCGAGTTAGGCTGCGGGGCATCAACACCGTCCGCGCGAAGCTCGCGGACGGGACGGAGAAGGTCTACCACTACCACCGCGCCACCGGCACGAAGCTCGTCGGCGAGCCCGGCACGCCCGAGTTCATCCGCTCGTTTCAGGACGCGGTCCGCAACACGGCCCTGGCGCGCAGCGAGGGCACCGTCGAGTGGCTGATCCGGCAGTACCGGGAATCGAGAGCCTGGACCGAACTTGCCGCAAAGACGCGGGAGAGCGCCGCCTATGATCTGAAGGCATGCGAGGAGCGATGGGGCTCGACGCTTCTGACCATCGTCGAGAACCCGCGCAGCCGGCCGGCTTTCCTGAAGTGGCACGACAATCTCGCCGAGAAGCACCCCAAGGCGGCCGACGCGAAGCTTGGACGGCTGGCGCGTGTGTTCGCATGGGGCGTTGATCGGGGGCACATCCGGCACAACCCGGTCGCGAGCTTCGAGCGCGCCTACCGCTCGAACCGCGCCGAAGTGATCTGGATGCCGGAGCATGTCGCCGCGTTCGAGGCGGTCGCCTCACCCGAGATCCGGCTGGCGATGATGCTGGCCCTCCACACCGGCCAGCGACAGGTCGATCTTCTGACGCTGCCGTGGTCGGCTTGGGATGGCACGGCGGTGACCGTGCGCAGCCAGAGCAAAAGCCGTCGGCTGGTCTACGTGCCGGCGACGCGCGCCTTGAAGGCGGCACTCGACGCGGCGCCGCGCCGTGCCACCACGATCCTAGTCGCGCCCCGCGGCACCGCTTGGCGCAAGCGTTATTTCCATGAGTTGTGGAGCGAGGCGTTCGCGGCGGCGAAGAATCGCTGA
- a CDS encoding autoinducer binding domain-containing protein produces MSRKSLDLTLEILKSLDRAHSREDILRAIMPRLNALGIEYVISAMIPLKRLPARTQKNYVILENTSDEWNRLYFSKGYMYTDPIVQATLSSTTGFRWSEIEPAAVLDPRSRQVMNEAGEFGLGDGFTVPLATLEEERGGLTFAGRQLDISPGQRGMLTLLASYVVGQTLLMDNGPSERKMGLTPRERESLQWVAEGKTDWEIGELMGISRHGVDFHLRSARVKLGCVSRTQAVAEGFRRGLII; encoded by the coding sequence ATGTCTAGAAAATCACTTGACCTGACGTTGGAGATTCTGAAGTCGCTCGATCGAGCGCATTCGCGTGAGGATATCCTGCGGGCCATCATGCCGCGGCTCAACGCGCTGGGCATCGAATACGTCATCTCGGCCATGATTCCGCTGAAACGCCTGCCTGCGCGAACACAGAAGAATTATGTTATTTTAGAGAATACTTCCGACGAGTGGAACCGGCTCTACTTCTCGAAAGGCTATATGTATACTGACCCGATCGTGCAGGCGACTCTGTCCAGCACGACGGGCTTCCGCTGGTCGGAGATCGAACCGGCCGCCGTGCTCGACCCCCGCTCGCGGCAGGTGATGAATGAGGCCGGCGAGTTCGGCCTCGGCGACGGCTTCACCGTGCCGCTCGCCACGCTGGAGGAGGAGCGCGGCGGCCTCACCTTCGCGGGCCGGCAGCTCGATATCAGCCCGGGACAGCGCGGGATGCTCACCCTGCTCGCCTCCTACGTGGTCGGGCAGACGCTGCTCATGGACAACGGCCCCAGCGAACGCAAAATGGGACTGACCCCGCGCGAGCGCGAGAGCCTGCAATGGGTCGCCGAGGGCAAGACCGATTGGGAGATCGGCGAGTTGATGGGCATCTCGCGGCACGGCGTCGATTTCCACCTGCGCTCCGCCCGGGTGAAACTCGGCTGCGTCTCACGGACGCAAGCGGTGGCCGAG